Genomic segment of Pithys albifrons albifrons isolate INPA30051 chromosome 28, PitAlb_v1, whole genome shotgun sequence:
aCACCAACACCAACACCCGGGGTTACAGCCCTGCCAACACCAACACCAACACCAACACCCggggtcacagccctgccaaCACCAACACCCggggtcacagccctgccaaCACCAACACCAACACCAACACCCGGGGTTACAGCCCTGCCAACACCAACACCAACACCCggggtcacagccctgccaaCACCAACACCAACACCCGGGGTCACAGCCCTACCAACACCAACACCAACACCAACACCCggggtcacagccctgccaaCACCAACACCAACACCTGGGGTCACAGCCCTACCAACACCAACACCAACACCCGGGGTTACAGCCCTGCCAACACCAACACCAACACCCAGGGTTACAGtcaggggcaggagggctggtgTGGCTGAGGAAAACACACCCTGTGTGAGTGAACCCCCTTGGCAGGGGCCAGTTGTGATGTCTCACCTGAGCAGGCCCCAAGCACTTCTCTGGCAGCCCCTGCACCCGGTGCCACCTcaggtgtccccagagctgctgtcacACGGGCCCCAGGCACACTGAGAGCACCAGCCCAGCACTCTGCTAGaacacaaaacccaaactctTCACACTAAGTCATGGCAAAAGCAATTAACCCCCTATTAACTACCCCATGGCTTTACCTCCCAGACAGGCACACCCACTCCTGGCCAGCACAGGTGTGCCAGTGGATGTCCAGAGCTTGAACAGcccccagggatggagaggggcGTCTGCAAAGCCATCTGAGTGCTGTTAAAAGCCAACGTTCTGCCTGCTCCCCAAGGCCAATAAAAAGCACAGAGACTTTTCCCTTGCCTTGCTGGCCAATTCCAGGTTTCTGATGTCAGAACTGCTGTCCCCACTCtgtccctcacacacacagaactgcCCCACACCTGAGCCAAGAGAGAATGAGGTTTTActgatttctgcagcatttccagagATAAACTTGTAAGTATCTTCCTGCAAAACATCCCTTTGATTGAGAGCACTCCTTAAGCCACAACACAGCTACAAATTCTCctaaacagatgaaaaaaccGAGGACCTCCAGCAGAGATTTGACCTCACAAACAGTGCCCTTAAACAGCCTTTTTTCACCCAAAAGCTGGATCCAAAAGACTTTGCAACAATaaagcttttttccccacacacaGTGGAAACCATCCTTATCTGACACATTTCAATTAAATATCCCACCTACAAGACTAATAAAAAttcagctttcaaaataaaggCTAAAAAGAGAATGTAAGAAATATTACATGTAAATTACtgatatataatttttttctttcaaactagAAATCCCTCAGCCAACTGCACTGAAATATGGACTTTAAATGCACAACCAGTAGCTACTTCAAACTAATTCAGTTTCTCATGGAAGTAAACAAGCTCCAGGCCCCTCATCTTCAAAGCTGGCACACTCTCCaattgaaagaaaattccttttcttgtcCCAGTACAATTTCCATCCCAGCTTTAGAAGAGTCCAGTGACTCCTATGGGGttccaggagctccctgtgcaggTGGGCTGAGACTGGGGGGGTTCAGACCCACCCCTGCCCAtctcacacagccctgcagagctgcagcaacaTGTGGGGCTTCCCTGTACCACAAacccctcccagagcccccacctgcagcacagcccactctctgggagggagggagggagcagagccagcctgCCAGGTGACCCACCAGGGATCTGATCCTGGATGCAGAGGCACCAAAATGCCCCCCACTCCTCTGCCCGGGGTTTCCTCCCGACAGAGAAACACTTTGGTGCCACAATATTCACTTTTGGTTCTCCTTTTTGAACAGAGAGTTCACTTTTGGTTTTCGGCTGAAAGCGacagctcagcctctcccctGCGGCCTCCCAGCCTGGAATGGAAACACCCCGAAGGGGTGAGGTGGGGGGTGTGTGCTGGTCAGGGAacctgcagcagaggcagggagtcagcacagcccacagagcccagctcCACACAGGCAGAACTCTGGGCAAGTGTTTAATAAATaccagggaaaacaaaagggTTTAACTCGTATTTCCTGCAGATCAAGGAACAGCCTCAGAAACTCTGGATGCAGATGTTCCACCTGAAGCATTTCTGCTGCACTCAGAaccagctgcagcacctcagcactgcccaaGCACACCAGAATCCCAAAGGGGCACTGGGCAATTCCCGGGGAGTGGAGGAGTGGGCACAGAGGCTGCTGACAGGTACCTACATTCCTTCCCAAGCAGCCACTAATCTTTCTCCTAGACTGGCAGAAcaagctatttaaaaataattcctctgTTCCAGCAGAACTGCCCCTTCCCTGTGAACCCACTGCCCACAGTTACCAAGGATGGTGTTGGAAATGGCCTGTCAAAGCCCACTGACCTCGTGCTCACCACAGTGTGTGAGTGGCACCAACCAGGGGAGCAACTGCAGGTGTGGAGAGAACAGTTACTGCCAAAAAGCAACTCTCACCCACGGGATCAAGTTCTAGTGAAGTTATTGATGTCTTTTGTAATTAACTCACAGCTGGATGTTGCCATTCAGagcccagcctgcccagtgTGTGTCACCCCCACCAGAGCCCCCTCGCTGTTCCCTGCAGGGGAacaccagccctggggcaggaggaagggacaGCCCTGCAGGAACAGGCCGTGCCTTTAACACACCACACAGGGGCCTGACCAAAGATTTGCAGGCCAGCCTGGAGCCAGAGGGCCTGGcccccaccccagggcacaCGGGGCAAGCCTGGCAGGCACTGCCTGAGCCACCTGGGGAGGGGGGACTGCACAGGGCACCCCTCAGGGGCATGGGAAAGGCACTTCCAGAACAGGCACGTGTGCCCAGtgcagcctctgtgctgaggggcagcaggggcaggcagggggcaggaggggcaggcagggggcaggaggggcaggcaggggcaggcagggggcaggaggggcaggcagggggcaggaggggcaggcagggggcaggaggggcaggcagggggcaggcagggggcaggaggggcaggcagggggcaggaggggcaggcagaggcaggcagggggcaggcagggggcaggcagggggcaggcagggggcagggcaggtgggcaggggcagcagggggggcaggcagggggagcaggcagggggcaggaggggcagggggggcaggcagggggcaggggcagcagggggagcaggcacagcccagccaggccaGTGACCCCACGGCCAcaggggaggggtgggaggggacgggctctgggcagggctgccaACACCAGCACCGGGACTGGCACcaacaggagagcagcagcccctgcccgtGCTGGGCATGGGCACCCCCGGggccctgagccccccagggcagccccagtgcccacaCTCAGCTCACCAGCCCAGCAGGTGCCTGTGGCACACCCAGCCATCCACAAGGTTATCAAATAATGattcagaaataaatgtgaGAACTTGGTTTGCTGAACCAGACCAGTCACTGAAATTGGGAATTTAAATGATTTTAGATCTTCTTCAACTGTAACAAAGCCTGAAAAAGCCTTGGATTTGAGGCTGGGTTGGAAATGCAGTTACTGCAAACACAAACTCAACACTCCTGATGGGGAAGAGCTGCTCCAACACAAACAGGAGCACCCTCAGCAGGGACTTCAggtccagctctgctccccctgggaaaagcagagaaaccTCCAGGACTACCCCACTGGGGCAGTTTCTCTTGTGTTCCCAGCACaccagtgaagggggaaagaaTCTTCTGCTGGGAACCAACCACCTCTGAGCAACTCCTGAACGCCTCAGGCCTTGCACTGTCAGCTTacaaaacacaaagaattaATGGccatttccctcctccctctgcagATACAGATTTGCCACCATAATTCAAtacagagctggaggaggaggagggaaagacaAGAGCAAAGAGCTGACAAAGTTGTCTTATCACTGTTTTTAAGCTCAACGATTCTGCACAAGTTTTCTCCCAACTGTTGATATCCAGACCTTGCTTTGGATTTCAGGACCCAAAGCTGAGCTGTCTGGGTTTGATGTTCCCCTCTGAGCAATGCTCAGCTCAGTGCTCTCTGTTCAGTGCCTGAAACACAAAGCCCTTGTTTGCTGTCCTGCAGCTGCCACAAGGCAGAAACGAACGAGGGGCACGTTTGGGTCTTGCCTGGAAATGGGCCGAGAGGGGCAAGTGCTCACAACGAGCcaaaccccaaatccccccgGCAGCAGCTCCACGACGTCccttctgcagcccctgggctcCCTCCTGGTCTGCACCGTTACACCGAAAATTCCCCACTCTCTTCTCCAGCCGCAGCTTTCCCGACGCCCCGCgcctgcctcctgccctggcagcgACACGGGGCCCTTGGGAagtcacacacacccccagggcCCGGGGATTCCGAGGCCCTCGGTCCGCAGCAGCCGCCGAGTTTCCCCCGCACGCCCCGGGAACTCACCCGAGCGCCTCTGACACACCCCCGGTGATGGGCactcggcccggcccggccctggcGGCCCCGCCACACGCCCCGCGGGCCGCTGGTGCCCCTGGGACGGGCGAACGGGCACGGGAGCGGCCGGGAGGGGGCTCGGCCCGGCACAgaccccggcccggccccggcacagaccccggcccggccccggcacagaccccggcgcggccccggcacAGACCCCGGAGCGGCCCCGGCACAGACCCCGGAGCGGCCCCGGCACAGACCCCGGAGCGGCCCCGGCACAGACCCCGCCCCCGGCACAGACCCCGGAGCGGCCCCGGCACAGACCCCGGAGCGGCCCCGGCACAGACCCCGGAGCGGCCCCGGCACAgaccccggcccggccccggcacagaccccggcccggccccggcacAGACCCCGGAGCGGCCCCGGCACAGACCCCGGAGCGGCCCCGGCACAGACTCCGGAGCGGCCCCGGCACAGACCCCGGAGCGGCCCCGGCACAGACCCCGGAGCGGCCCCGGCACAgaccccggcccggccccggcacAGACCCCGGAGCGGCCCCGGCACAGACCCCGGAGCGGCCCCGGCACAGACTCCGGAGCGGCCCCGGCACAGACCCCGGAGCGGCCCCGGCACAGACCCCGGCCCGCCCCCGGGCCCGCCGTGCCCCCCGAGccgcccccagcccagcacagaccccGCACCGCCCCCGGGCCCGCCGTGCCCCCCGAGCCGCCCCCGGGCCCGCCGTGCCCCTCGAGCCGCCCCCGGGCCCGCACCAGTTGGTCATGTCGAGGAAGAAGGCGCAGCCGGCGGGGCTGAGCTGGAAGCCGAGCAGGCGCTGGAACTCGCCGATCAGCACGTCCTTGTCGGTGGTGCCGAGGCAGCTGAACTTCTGCATGAGCTCCGCGTCCAGATCCACGTCCATGCCCTCCATggcggccccggggcggccGGGGGGGCCCGGGGGGTGCGCGCGCCGCTCTGCGCCTGCGCTGCGCCTGCGCGGCCCAccccgccccgcgcgccgcGGCGTCACCGCGCCGTGACGTCACCGCGCCGTGACGTCACCGCCCCCACCGCCCCGCCCCTATGCAAATGAGCCCGCGCGGGGGCGCTGCGTCACGGCCTGACCCCGCCCACTCCGTTTGGCCCCGCCCACTCCGTTTGTCCCCGCCCACCGCCCCGCCCCGCCTTCCATATATGGCGGCAGCGTATGCAAATGACGTCCGTGACGTCACGCGCCACCATGGAAACgaggcgggggcggggccgggcggggcgagAGCGGACCCGCCCACGGCACTTCCGGGCCCTACGGCAGCCGGCGGGGGACATGCGTCGCTGCGTGATTGCGTCACTGCGTGATTGCGTCGCTGCGCCCGTACGTCAGTTCCGGCTGGCGGGATCACCATGCCCAAGTGAGCGCGGGGGGCCCGGCGGGACCGGGCGGGagtggggctgtgtgtgggtctggggggtgtgggggtcTGGGGTGTGGGAGGGGATGTGGGGGTCTGaggtgtgtgggggtgtgtgtgggggtgtgtgtgggtctGTGCTGTCCCGGGCGCTGCCGGGGGTGTCCCAGTGGGACTCTCAGGCACTTTCAGTCACGACTTCTCCGTGTGCAGGTTCTACTGCGATTACTGCGACACGTACCTCACCCACGACTCGGTGAGTGCCGGCGCCGCTCCGGGGGATTGCTCCGGTCCCTCTGCGCGGTCGGGAACGTTGGGATGAACCTCCCTGGGCTCGGGGTGTCCCGTGCCCTGAGCGCCATcgctccctgccctctgcttccCCCCGGCAGGGAGGCCGTGCCCCTCCCCGGCGGGCGGGGGCGCTCCTGCTGCCCACGGGGCTCACAGgagtgggcagggcaggctcgGGGTTAACGCTGGTCGTTCATACGTGAAAGTTTTCCCCATCTCACACCCTCTGACGTGCTTTGTGTTGCTGAATGATGCCTGTGTAAAGTCATGCCAAGTCATCCCTGGGTCTCCCTGacctttcccagccctctgtgAGGAAAACCCACTGCAGTGGCCGAAAGCACAAGGAGAATGTGAAGGACTATTACCAAAAATGGATGGAGGAGCAAGCCCAGAGCCTGATTGACAAAACAAGTAAGGCCAATCCTTCTGTGActttgctgctcccactgccctcccctctACCTGCTCTTCCTGCTTCCACCTTGACTcttcacttccctggggagtcaCGAGAGAAAACTTCACTTGGAGTCTGAATCTTGAGCTCCTCAGAGCGGGCACTGCCCCTGGAGCCCgagggctctgcccaccccacgGGAGCTGAGGgtccctgcaggggctgtgcccaccccacgGGAGCTGAGGGTCcgtgcaggggctgtgcccaccccacgGGAGCTGAGGGTCCCTGCAggggctctgcccaccccacgGGAGCTGAGGgtccctgcaggggctgtgcccaccccacgGGAGCTGAGGgtccctgcaggggctgtgcccaccccacgGGAGCTGAGGgtccctgcaggggctgtgcccaccccacgGGAGCTGAGGGTCCCTGCAggggctctgcccaccccacgGGAGCTGAGGgtccctgcaggggctgtgcccaccccacgGGAGCTGAGGgtccctgcaggggctgtgcccaccccacgGGAGCTGAGGgtccctgcaggggctgtgcccaccccacgGGAGCTGAGGGTCCCTGCAggggctctgcccaccccacgGGAGCTGAGGgtccctgcaggggctgtgcccaccccacgGGAGCTGAGGgtccctgcaggggctgtgcctgtgcagggctctgGGGGCCAGCGCTGTCAGCGTGGCTGGGGAtgtcccacagggtcacagagCACCCTGTGCTTCCTGGCAGTGACACCTTTATGTTAAGAGCATGAATAAGAATTCCAAAAGGTGggaaaacagacactgaaatgtCTGGATTGTTGTGTGTTTGACACCCTGGGGTTGCCTGCCCTCAGTTCCTTGCTCTTAAAGGCTTGACTGAAGCACGAAGTGTGTCCTCTGTGTGTTCCTGGGGCCCTTTGCCTCAGAGAAATGgttcttttctctgtgaaaataaCAGAGCCACCAGATGAGCTTTGTGCCAGCTTTCCATGGATCACAGGGTGCCTCCAGTTGGAAAAGCCCCTAAGGATCCCTGACCCCACTCCCAGATCCATGCAGGGTTGCCTGAGGCTGAGCCCTGTGACCAGGAGCACCATCCAGGTGtttcctgagctctggcaggctCGGGGCCGcgcccactgccctgggcagagttctggggcctgaccaccctctgggggaagagccttttcctaaAACTTCCAGCCTGGGCTTCTCCTGACACATCCTTGTTCTGTTCCCTTTTGCCTGTTTTCCTAGCGATGcttccccttttcccaccttttgccttccctgtcctgggccccagccctgctccccatctcccagcccctcacccGTTGCCATTCCAGCTCAGCATGGCCGGTGGAGCGCTGCGGATCCCGCCTCGTGTTTTCCCTGATTTTCTGTGCCAGCCACGGCCCTGCTGGGTGTGTGGCAGCCACCCAGGAGCTCTCTGCTCGCAGCTGTCACCATAACTGTCTCCAGGAGTGCgggagctcctgccctgcaggggcGTGTCCGGAGTCGGGACGGCCGCGTGGCGCGACGCTCGTTCTCGGCGGGGCATGACACGGACGAGTCCCCGGGCGCTTCCTCGGCCTTGTAACTGGTCTCTTTTTCCTGggattctttctttccttttttttttcttttcccccccaaTGTAGCGGCTGCATTCCAGCAAGGGAAAATCCCACCGACGCCGTTCTCGGCACCCCCTCCGGCCGGAGCCATGATCCCACCTCCTCCCAGCATCCGTAAGTCTGCCCTGGCGCTGCCGGCCGGGGCCACGCtcctcctgagctctgctgcacGTGGGGGCCTCAGCTGGGAACGggactattctgagctgggaggggcCCACAggggtcatcgagtccaactcttcagtcagtggcccacacaggggattgaacccctgaccttggcattgttacagccaagttttaaccaaccgGGCTAAGTCCTTTTAGCTCGAAACCAACCCAAGGCACTGTGACCTTGTACTTGAGGGAGTTGTGTGTGAGGGCAGTTCAGCAGCACCCCAGTCCCTGGTGTGTCTGGTGTCAGGGATGCTGCAGCTCTCAGTGAGAGCCCCTCCATCCATGGGGGCTCCTGTGCAGGTGGCTCCATCAGAGCGGCCAGCACGGTGGGTGGGCTTGGGGtggtttcttttaaataaaataattgtcaGAACCTTTTGCACTTTGAGCTGGCAAAGGgcccagagccctcccagccctgagtCCTGCTGTGGGGAGTGGCTGGGTGTTCACAGCTGGAGTTGGCAGCCAGCACATTCCTCATCCGGGCCCCACTTGGCACCCGGGATCGGGGCTGGGTGGACAGAGGCAGGTGCAGATCCCCAGGGCATTGGTTACTGCCACGTGCTGTGAGGATGAGCAGCTGCACTGCCTGGGGTggtggcagtgcctgtgtgtaactgtctgtgtgtccagctGGGCCCCCCCGGCCCGGGATGATGCCAGCCCCACACATGGGGGGGCCCCCGAtgatgccaatgatgggccctCCTCCCCCGGGAATGATGCCAGTCGGACCTGGTGAgtctgggctgggggcactgtCTGGTGTGGGTGGTgtgtcctgtcctgctgctgtctgagctgggggagctcagcactgggcagcagggctgggctgggctgggcagggctgggcagggctgggctgggctgggctgggcaagGCTGGGGGCACTGTCTGGTGTGGGTGGTGTGTCCTgtcctggctgggcagggctgggctgggctgggcagggctgggctgggctgggggcactcTGGCCACACTGTGTCACTGTTACCCCTGCACAGGGGGACATGCAACAGTCTTATAGCCACTCATTAGAGCCCCTTTACTCCTTGCTGAGAGTTATCAGCCCCCCCTGCACAGTTGCAATTATGGCTCTGGCAAATTGTATTTATGCTGCTCTAAGCAGTAATTTTTTAGGAATTTGGTGTCTGCAGCATTCAGGTTTTGCATAAGGGGCACGATTCTGCACTAAATGAATTTCACTGTTTAAAATGTCTCAACATAACATGTTCCAGAGAAGTAATGGGCTGCAAAAGTGTTTTTTCAGAACTGTAAAGGCAAACTAAAATGTCTGATCCATTGCACTCCTGAGCTTCCTGGCATTTGAAGAATTCTCAGGGGATGTCTTAGTGGAGCATTTCCCAGAACAGCTCTACACGAACACACACGTGCACTCAGAGTAGTGAAGTGTCTTTGCAATTATTGTCTTGTGGTAGAAAATGTTCCTTAAGTGTTTTTAAAGGCACAGGTGCACAATCTGCCACAATCAGCAGCCTggtgaaaaatggcaaaatagGATGGAAATGATTATttcagggctgtgcagcagtccctgcttttcccaggatgtgctgctgcccGGCTGGGAGAGGTGCCCAGTGCTTGTCTGGGAGCTCACGGGAGGGTTTTGCAGCACTCTTCTCCAAACCACCTCTCCAGATCAGTAATTAAGCTCATGTCTCTTGAATGACTGGAATAATTTGTCAGTGGGTATTGCCAGAGGGGCTGTATAACCCAGGGGGTTGGTTCCTCCTCTGCTGATGGCTGAGCTCCTCCAGGGAATGGAATCCACCTTGGCAGCTTCcaagccaggttggacggggcttggagcaacctggtaGAGTGGAAGGAGATCTtccaggtcccttccagcacaaaccattctgtgttcTATCGTGGCTGGGCAGTTGCTGCTCCCAAGAGCTGTTCTCTCATGTCCTGTCTTTCCCCGGCAGCCCCTGGGATGAGGCCACCCATGGGAGGGCACATGCCCATGATGCCAGGGCCGCCGATGATGAGACCCCCCTCCAGACCCATGATGGTGCCAACCAGGCCGGGAATGACCCGTCCAGACAGATAAAGGTGGAAACGGAGCTGCCTGTTCGTATTAGGATGCTCCGTGTGGCCAATCCCATAGACCTGTGTCCCTGGGGTTAGTCCTGGCTGTGTGCGGGGACTCCGGGCACGCCCTGCACTGACTGTGCGGCGGCCTCGGCCTCTCGGGGCGTTCCTTTCACACGTTTTATTTTACCCCCTATCGAGTCATAATAATAAAACGTCGATGTTTCCATACGGACCGCGTGGCCTGTGCTGGACTCTGTGCCGGGGCAGAGAACGGGGGGCAACGCCGGGCTGGGAGGGGGCTCGGGGGGGTCCTGGGGCTCCTGGAGCGGGTGCTGGAGCCACGGGGCGTTTGGGGCTCCCGGGGCCGCGGCCCCCGAGTGCGGCTGAGGCTGCGGTGCGGGGTGGGCGGTGCGGGGAAGGGGCGGTgcggggaaggggctgggctggaaggggctgggctggaaggggctgggctggaaggggctgggctggaaggggcggtgcggggaaggggctgggctggaaggggcggtgcggggaaggggctgggctggaaggg
This window contains:
- the SNRPC gene encoding U1 small nuclear ribonucleoprotein C isoform X1 is translated as MPKFYCDYCDTYLTHDSPSVRKTHCSGRKHKENVKDYYQKWMEEQAQSLIDKTIAAAFQQGKIPPTPFSAPPPAGAMIPPPPSIPGPPRPGMMPAPHMGGPPMMPMMGPPPPGMMPVGPAPGMRPPMGGHMPMMPGPPMMRPPSRPMMVPTRPGMTRPDR
- the SNRPC gene encoding U1 small nuclear ribonucleoprotein C isoform X2, whose product is MPKFYCDYCDTYLTHDSPSVRKTHCSGRKHKENVKDYYQKWMEEQAQSLIDKTTAAFQQGKIPPTPFSAPPPAGAMIPPPPSIPGPPRPGMMPAPHMGGPPMMPMMGPPPPGMMPVGPAPGMRPPMGGHMPMMPGPPMMRPPSRPMMVPTRPGMTRPDR